ggtagtaaattttaaatcagatgctacacaaaaactaaaaatgcatcaaagtcaatattttggctaatcattgacatgtccacgctggatttagaaataacgccccagccatccaacatttgtttaaaggaagatttcacattttttacttttttacataaaaaacaacactgactttaagtaatctaactggcatttaaagggttaaaatcctcaaaatgattgaatgtttggtagttttgagcacagctgaagtttaagagatttatgcaaaaaaagcagaaaaaatatgaatctgttatgtttttatagcagtttttgaaagtggacatttttgtccttaatggctttaaatggtagTAAATTagtttcacagtgttcccctgaccttTTAGAAAAATTGtaatttgaattcaaaaatcTGCccagaaagaaactttgttgcaaaaaatgagatcATAAGCACTAACACAGCCAagatggtgagcagagaaagaggaaaaacgGACAAAATGCCCCtcgtgatgcctgagggttaataaAACTTTAGTTTTAGGCTATAATATACACACGTGgccaaaattgttggtacccctctgttaatgaaagaaaaacccacaatggtcacagaaataaacttcaatctgacaaaagtgataataaataaaaattcaatgaaaattaaccaatgaaaatcagacatttcttttgaactgtggttcaacagaattattttaaaaaacaaattcatgaaacaggcctggacaaaaatgatggtacccctagaaaagactgaaaataatgtgaccacagggacatgttcaaccaaggtgtgtcctctaattagcatcacaggtgtctacaaacttgtaatcagtcagtcggcctatttaaagggtgacaagtagtcactgagctgtttggtgacatggtgtgtaccacactaaccatggaccagaggaagccaaggagagagttgtctcaggagattagaaagaaaattatagacaagcatgttaaaggtaaaggctataagaccatctccaagcagcttgatgttcctgtgactacagttaaacatattattcagaaattgaagatccacgggactgtagccaacctccctggacgtggctgcaggaggaaaattgatgacaaatggaagagacggataatacgaatggtaacaaaagagcccagaacaacctccaaagacattaaaggtgaactccaaggtcaaggtacatcagtgtcagatcgcaccatccgtcgttgtttgagccaaagtggacttcatgggagacgaccaaggaggacaccactgttgaaaacaaatcataaaaaagccagactggaatttgccaaactgcatgttgacaagccacaaagcttctgggagaatgtcctatggacagaccagacaaaactggaactttttggcaaggcacatcagctctatgttcacagacgcagAAATGAaacataccaagaaaagaagactgttcctgctgtgaaacatggaggaggctctgttatgttctggggctgctttgctgcatctggcacagggtgtcttgaatctgtgcagggtacaatgaaatctcaagactgtcgaggtattctagagagaaatgtgcagcccagtgtcagaaagcttggtatcagtcacaggtcatgggtcttgcaacaggataatgacctaaaaacacacagctaaaaacagccaagaatggcAAAGagcaaaacactggactattctgaagtggccttctatgagccctgatctaaatcctattgatcATCTGTGGAAAGAGCTGAAACATGctgtctggagaaggcacccttcaaacctgagacaactggagcagtttgctcatgaggagtgggccaaaatacctgctgagaggtgcagaagtctcactgagagttacagaaatcgtttgattgcagtgattgcctcaaaaggtcgtgcaacaaaatattaagttaagggtaccatcatttttgtccaggcctgtttcatgagtttgttttttaaaataattctgttgaaccacagttcaaaagcaatgtctaattttcattggttaattttcatagaatttttatttttattacttttgtcagattcaagttatttctgtgaccattgtgggtttttcgttcattaacagaggggtaccaactattttgtccgtgtgtgtgtatatataaaCATTGATGTAAGACTGTAGAGTGAGAAAGCTAAAGCACACAGACAGGATTAAatacagtgaaaaataaaatatgaagggATAAATACAGTTGGACTAAAGACAAAGATGGTTTCTGAGACTGCAGGCTGAAGGATTTCTAAAGATGcatttaatgactttttattgcTTCCTTTTTGTGTCTGGATTTCACCTTAGCGACCCCCTACCcttctcactcacacacacaccacacccCTCAGACTATTGGTCATCGACACCACGGCCCCACCTCCACACTGACTCCTTTATAAAGACACAGAGCAGAGGAGGCTGAAGTTACACGGACTGCTCCTTTAAACACACTCATCTCTGCAGACCATTGGAGCTGATTTCAAAACCATCAGCTGACTCTGACTcgtttctttcttttctgtgaGTACACAGAACTTTCTGAAGGCTCTCTCTCGTCTTCATTTTGAGTCCCCCTCCTGCAGACGGCGATGGATCTGTCCGACCTGTTCCCGCTCTCCTCGGCCGATGACCTCTACGATGACCCGTGCTTCAGCGCCGCAGACATGAACCTCTTTGATGACCTGGACGTCCGGCTGATGCACGCCGGCCTGCTGAAGTCAGAGGACCACCTTCATCTCCATCACCACACCCATCACGTTCCCAACGTGGAAGAGGAGGACGAACACGTGCGGGCCCCTGGGGGCCTCCACCAGGCGGGCCACTGCCTTCTCTGGGCCTGCAAAGCCTGCAAGAGGAAGACTACGCACGCAGACCGGAGGAAAGCGGCGACGATGAGGGAAAGGCGACGGCTCAGTAAGGTGAACGACGCCTTCGAGACCCTGAAGCGCTGCACGGCGTCCAACCCGAACCAGCGGCTGCCCAAAGTGGAGATCCTGAGAAACGCCATCAGCTACATCGAGTCCCTGCAGGAGCTGCTGAGGACGGGCCGAGACGACAGCTTCTACCCGCCCATGGAGCACTACGGCGAAGACTCGGACGCCTCCAGCCCCCACTCCAACTGCTCCGATGGCACGGTGAGTCGAGAACAGCTGAGCGGTCCGTGTGCTGCTGCGGGAAATGTTTGGAATGTGTTCAGGATATTCATTTCGGAGTCAGAGTCAGAACATCCACTCTGcttccacatttttaacaatCAGAGCATCTGTGAAATCTTTATAAGGCCTCTAAGATTTCAAAGCATGCAAAGGCATAACTAGATTATGCATCCATAGGCGGGGGTTCGCACAGCTCCTTTAACCTCTAATCTGTTACCAAACACAGTAAATCTGCTAACTCAGCCAATATTCATGCTCCTGAACAGACCTGCCCACTGAAACGGCCTCTGAAAGGCCAAACGGGTCCTGTTAGTAATATCAACACAGGCACACTTGACAAGTAGCATTAGAGCTAGCCACAGGCTAACATTAGCCTCCTGGGCCTGCCTGTGATCAGGTCTAAGGCTGACTGGAAAACTTTTCTGCAGGTCTAAAAGCTTTTGCATGCTGAGTCAGACTCTGAAACTTTCGTCCGTGTTCGTTTCTCAGAGccgctttatttttttttgctttttttctcatttgtcatTCAATGGGTGATCGTCATGGCGGCTGcagctccctttctctctcactgAACTTTCCTTCACTCGCTGTGATTGGTCCATGTTTAACCCGGATTTTAACCCAGATAAAGGCcgatatttgcatttaaagcagCGTAATGaagcagggatgtcagactcaaccacagcagggggcctgagggcctaacagggtcaaaatgtcccataaactgtcaacctcatttcaccagtaataagaTATGAAAAACCAGCACTGATGAtatatcatttggaaattcaaaaaagtaaaaatgctaactttaaaggctcaaatctgagataaaaattcaaatttactagttcaaaagatcagaaaacgatataaaaaatagaaaaataatgtttttaaagagcaaatacacgaggagaaagttgaaatctaagtttgaaaggtgaaaatataagatcaaatttgaaatcatgagtttaagagtcaaaatatgactgtaAATTTTAAGTTGTGAGTCTGATTGGTCCAACTATTggattaaaatgccaaaaattaggagctgaaaatgtcaaaatatgagctggagtgcaaaatgatgacttaaaaagttaaaaatatgacttcacTTTAACATCAgtagtgtaaaaggtcaaaatatgatataaaaagtaaaaattattctttcaaaatgtcaaaatatgagagaaaaatgaaatcctgtgtttaaaagtcaaaatatgggataaaaaagccaaagtaacgagttaaaaaggtcaaaatatggtttaaaatttaaaataggaatctaaatgataaaaatgtgacatttaaaatccaagtaatgagttgaaaaagtcaaagcatgaaatgaaaagccaaaatcataagtttgagttgtaGTCTTGAAATAATCAAGctgaagttcacatttttatactggaggaaatctgcagagctcgtactggtgggccagttagaatacaaatatgattagatcttgtgggccggatataATTGTACCAgtggccggatttggcccccaggccttcagtttgacacctgtggtttagaaggtgaaaatatgagataaaatttaaggtcaaaatataagatgaaattctaaataatgagtttttaatgtaaaaatatgagataaaatttaaaatattgagTTATAAAGGTTCAAAGATGAGTTaaaaatttcagattttaaatagaaaaggttaaaatttctgattaaaattcaaagttaggagttgaaaatgtcaaaatgaaaaataaaattcaatttcatgagtttaaaacatcaaaatatgttaaagttaagggtttgatttgattttaaattaacGCTGATAATTAGTGATCAAAGTTAATGGACCTGtgcccagctcagagctaacaaTCACTGTCTCAGTTATTTACAGTCAGATTTCTCAGATCAGTgactaaaaaaatacagaaatgaaaCAGGTTAATGTTTAAAACGTGACAGAAGATAATCtgattctttttatttatttttattgtcattaatgGAAGCAGGCCTAAGTGTCTCTGTATCAGTCACAGCTGCGTGGATTCATAACAACGAACAACGATCAGCGCTGAGCAGC
This sequence is a window from Cheilinus undulatus linkage group 1, ASM1832078v1, whole genome shotgun sequence. Protein-coding genes within it:
- the LOC121508223 gene encoding myoblast determination protein 1 homolog produces the protein MDLSDLFPLSSADDLYDDPCFSAADMNLFDDLDVRLMHAGLLKSEDHLHLHHHTHHVPNVEEEDEHVRAPGGLHQAGHCLLWACKACKRKTTHADRRKAATMRERRRLSKVNDAFETLKRCTASNPNQRLPKVEILRNAISYIESLQELLRTGRDDSFYPPMEHYGEDSDASSPHSNCSDGTVDFVSSCLTKSGNSSGSFCSRTDDSSKQSLISSLDCLSSIVERISTDPLVAPLGDSVVPLGPGSPVSSPAGSSPNSIYEPL